One Lepus europaeus isolate LE1 chromosome X, mLepTim1.pri, whole genome shotgun sequence genomic window carries:
- the TEX13D gene encoding testis-expressed protein 13D, protein MAVDFGDPASGFHHNEVIRFINDEVLMNGGGPEFYVAFRSRSWSEVEDRLQAVVVDPQVPRSLKRACAWSALALAVRAAARQREQQMHRLQQLQEQVEEREVASWALASELQQLREKREMAAAQLHYVRAALQVTLNERDMLYQRLLQMEPSTQFAPPGHEMGLGLGAEQQHWAAAWPLNIEQRRGMVAMEAHGRLFGQMPAPTAVVSMPGHPDPWVQTVQPPLPMTVPNSVPFYPPVGFPFLLPLQPTVFMGAEAAAVPPSQPPVGIFPPGPWPAMVFQEVAPQKDNNQEASAEILQETVPPGDNTSLSQEEHPEILQEMASLGDGGSHNQEEVVQGIQERAVPSDTGRRIHGEGLEGPREMAPLEDKGNHTQGEDLVTSQGLSLLVDSECSSQEEEPGKFQGMGTLVFHRSHSGQEGPKKFQRIAPLEFRASHSQQEGPEEAQGLASLRDSRSRGIRESPRKPHTQSRKAKQLNGRTPLESQQQPALGYSPGNWDCPSCKTNNFAGRKCCFKCKRVFRPVESRCVDPGQTH, encoded by the coding sequence ATGGCTGTGGACTTTGGGGATCCCGCCAGTGGTTTCCACCACAATGAGGTGATCCGTTTTATCAACGATGAAGTCCTCATGAATGGCGGCGGCCCGGAATTCTACGTGGCCTtccgctcccgatcctggagtgAGGTCGAGGACCGGCTTCAGGCAGTCGTGGTCGACCCGCAGGTACCGCGGTCCCTCAAGAGGGCCTGCGCCTGGAGTGCGCTGGCTTTGGCTGTGAGAGCTGCCgcgaggcagagggagcagcagatGCACAggctccagcagctgcaggagcAGGTGGAGGAACGCGAGGTAGCGTCCTGGGCTCTGGCCTCTGAGCTGCAGCAGCTACGAGAGAAGCGTGAGATGGCAGCAGCACAGCTGCACTACGTACGGGCCGCCCTGCAGGTGACGCTGAATGAGCGCGATATGCTGTATCAGAGGCTGCTCCAGATGGAGCCATCTACCCAGTTTGCCCCTCCAGGCCATGAAATGGGTCTCGGGCTGGGGGCTGAGCAGCAACATTGGGCTGCAGCGTGGCCCCTGAATATAGAGCAGCGGAGAGGGATGGTGGCTATGGAGGCACATGGCAGGCTGTTTGGCCAGATGCCAGCTCCAACAGCTGTTGTTTCCATGCCTGGACACCCAGACCCCTGGGTCCAGACTGTACAACCACCTCTGCCAATGACAGTGCCAAACTCTGTTCCTTTCTACCCACCAGTGGGGTTCCCATTCTTGCTACCTCTACAACCCACGGTATTCATGGGAGCAGAAGCTGCAGCAGTTCCACCTTCACAGCCTCCTGTGGGGATCTTCCCACCTGGCCCGTGGCCTGCAATGGTCTTCCAGGAGGTGGCCCCTCAGAAGGACAACAACCAGGAGGCAAGTGCTGAGATCCTCCAGGAGACAGTCCCCCCTGGGGACAACACCAGCCTCAGCCAGGAAGAACATCCAGAGATACTCCAGGAGATGGCCTCCCTGGGTGATGGTGGAAGCCACAACCAGGAAGAAGTCGTGCAGGGGATCCAGGAGAGAGCCGTTCCCAGTGACACAGGGAGGCGCATCCACGGAGAAGGTCTAGAAGGCCCTCGGGAGATGGCACCTCTGGAGGACAAAGGGAACCATACCCAGGGAGAAGATCTAGTGACATCCCAGGGACTGTCCCTTCTCGTGGATAGTGAGTGCAGTAGCCAAGAAGAAGAGCCAGGAAAGTTCCAGGGGATGGGCACCCTGGTGTTTCACAGAAGCCACAGCGGGCAAGAAGGTCCAAAGAAGTTCCAGAGGATAGCTCCCCTGGAGTTTAGAGCAAGCCACAGCCAGCAAGAAGGTCCCGAAGAGGCCCAGGGGTTGGCCTCCCTGCGAGACAGCAGGAGCCGTGGCATAAGAGAAAGCCCAAGGAAACCGCACACACAGTCGCGGAAGGCCAAGCAGCTGAATGGAAGAACACCCTTGGAGTCCCAGCAGCAGCCTGCCCTAGGCTACTCTCCAGGAAATTGGGACTGTCCTTCGTGTAAAACCAATAATTTTGCAGGGCGCAAATGCTGCTTTAAATGCAAGAGAGTCTTTAGGCCAGTTGAGAGTAGATGCGTTGATCCAGGACAAACTCATTGA